The genomic window CCAAGCAAATGGATTGTCGAAAAAACACCTTTCTTGCGTTTTTTTTTTGTGTTTTTGTTCGGTTTTTAAGGCGCAATCGTGCTATTTTAACGGCGATACTTCACTTTACAAATCTGAGCAAACATGATCCCCATTCTTTCTTCGGCTGCCATGCAAGCCGCAGACGTGGCAACCATCAACGAATTTGGCATTACCGGTTTTACCCTTATGGAATCTGCCGGACGAGCAATCGCGAGCCGAGTAATCGCGCAATTCCAACCCAAACAAGTTAACATACTTTGCGGAAAAGGCAACAATGGCGGCGACGGCTTGGTGATCGCCCGCAATCTTGTGGCGCATGGTATTCGGACACGGGTGATTTTTGTCGGGAAGTTGGAAGAAGCCAGCGCCGAAGTCCGCCAGAACCTTTTGCTCCTTGCCGAAATCCAACAAAAAGACTCCGAAGCCCCTTTGCATTTCTGGTATTATCCGGGCATAGAACTCTTGTTTGGCCTCCCAAAACCAGATCTCTGGGTAGATGCCCTGCTCGGAACCGGGCTGAACTCGGAGGTACGTGAGCCATACGCCGAGGTTATCAAGTGGCTCAACCAACAGCAAGAACCTATCGTCTCGGTAGATGTGCCCAGTGGCTTAGATGCTACGACAGGCACCTCGAAGGGCATTGCCATCCGAGCAACCAAAACATTCACCATAGCCGCGTATAAAACGGGAATTTGGCTGGGAGACGGGCGCACTTATGCCGGAAAGGTAGAAGTGGTAGAAATGGGCATCCCAAACCACATCTTGCGCGAACAAGTCAACAACGAAGATAGTGCTTGGCTACCAACTGACCAATGGGTGTACCGTTTATTGCCGACCCGATCCCACTTGGATCATAAATACCGTATTGGGTATCTGATGACCTTGGCGGGGTCTCCCGAAATGACCGGAGCGGCCACACTCTGTACTTGGGCTGCCGAGCGGGTAGGTGCTGGTGGCGTCATTTGTGCAACTTCGGCGGCTTCTCAAGCCATTTTGGCCCGGAAATTTACGACCGCAATGACCTTGGCGCTTCCCGAAGCACAAGATGGCGGCTTGGATGCAGCAGGTTTAGACGTGGTGCAAAGCCGCTTAGAAAAAGCACGTGCCATGCTTGTAGGGCCGGGATTAGGGCGGACAGCCTCCACTAAACAATTTGTGCGGTATTGGCTCACCCAATATCAAGACCCGATGGTGATTGATGCCGATGCCCTCATCGCATTGGCCGAGAACCCAAACCTAATTACGAAACATGCACAAGGGAAGTGGGTATTAACGCCTCATTGGGGGGAGTTTAAAACCCTCATCGGCAAGCCCGATCTGGACGAAGCCGAGAGGTTTACACTTGTTCGGAAGTATGCCAAAGAATGGAACTGTGTGATCTTGCTAAAAGGTTTCCCCGGATTGGTGGCCGCACCAGATGGCCGTGTTTCGATTAACCCCACGGGTAATCCAGCGGCAGCCTCCGCAGGAACTGGCGATGTGTTGGCGGGCTGCGTGGCAGGTTTGTTGGCACAGGGACTTACGCCTTTCGAGGCCGCTGTATGTGGCTATTTCTTAGCAGGTAAAGCCTCAGACAGATACATCAAACGTAATGCAATGGCGGGCATGATTGCTTCCGATCTCTTAGAAGAGCTGCCTCGTGTTTTGTATGAACTTCAAACACCAAGTACTTGAAAAAACAATTATTTTATTTGTGGACCATTTTCATCGTTCTGGGATGCTCGGTACCGAGTAATACCATACCAGATATGGCCATCTTTACTGCGGATAAATTCCTGCACTTTAGCATTTTCTTGGTTTGGGCGTATCTGCTCCTATCCTCGTTCTCACTTGCCCCGGTGTGGGTAATGGTGCTTGGTTTGGTTTTTGGGGTAGCCATAGAATTTTACCAAGAGGATATTCTGCCCTATCTCATTCCCTCTAAGCGGGCTTTTGAATGGGCGGATGCCGTAGCAGACGGCGTGGGGACGGTTGCAGGTGTGGCGGTTTGGTGGCTCGTTCGGGCTTATCAAAACAGGAACAGCACATGATCTTGCAGGCCCGCTTTATCGGTGTTTTGTGGTGTTGCTCCTTTGTTGCCGTATATGGCCAAATGGAAACACGCTTCGGGTATGCCACCAACCGATACCGCTGGCAAGCAGACTTAAACCTGAACCAAGCCATTCCCAAAGGAAATATTTTATTGCGCAATCGCTTCGCATCCGAAGCATTGGTTTTAGGAAATACCACCACTTGGCGCGACGAGAACCTGACGTATTTCCAACTTAACCGCACCATAAAGCCACACTTTGAAGCCCTGTTGATCAACCGGACGGCTTTTTTTAGCCAAAACAAAGTTTGGTCTCAGGAGGTTTTGGCAGGTGTGCAGTACCAAAAAAGTGCGGCACTTCGCCTTACGCCATTGGCTGGAGTTGCGTGGGATCGGAGGAAAGGTGTTTTGGATCTCCAAGGAAACCAAACGTTACGTTTAGACCACGGCCCAGCGCTTGGCTTTCGGTTCGGCGTAAGTCCGGTGTTAGATGAGGGATACAGCGTTGACGTTTTAGGAGAGGGGGATTATCAGCGGATACAGCCGCGACAAAACCACGGAATTTCCGTGAGGGCTGGTTTTAACCGCAACAAAGGGGTACAAAACATACAAGTCCGAGCCAAATTTGCAACCCTACGACGAGACACCTATCAAGAAGCCATTTTTGCGAATCCAACACCCGAAAAACGCGGCGAAGTAATTGAGGCCATTTTAAGCGATACCTTAGAAGCTGGATTGAACATCCAAACCCCACTTTCCAAAAACCTTTCCTTGGTTGGATCTGCCGATTTTGCAGCGAATAACCGAAGGATTCGCACCTTACAATTTCCCAACGATGCACTTTTACCAAACACCAACCTTAATCGTCAACGTCTAAACGGCGAGACCGGATTTTTGTACACACAGGGGAACACCCGACTACGGCTTGCAGCACAATGGGGCGCCGAGACCGAAGCCCGCAGATTGGCTGCAGGATTTAACCTTCCGGTTTCGTGGGGGGAACAGCTCCGAAAAACAGACTTTGAACGAGGAACGTTTGCCCTAAACAGTCAAGTCTTGTTCCCCGTCTCTAAAAGTCTGCAACTACAAGCAAATGCCGCCGCCAGTATTTTGCGGCACGACACCCCAGCCACCAATCCCGACGACCGCGACGAGGTCTTCCATAATGGTGAAATCCGGCTTATTTGGCAAGTTTCCCCATCGCTATCCGCACAATTTCAGCTATTAGGGACGTTTTATCATACCGTTTACCTAAAAGCCGAGCGCTCCATAGAGAATAACATCCAACGCTCCATCCGTTGGCGACCCTCCGTCCGTTGGCAACCGACCACCCATACCCGATTTCTGTTTACCCCTGAAGTACGTGCCACCTATACGGTAGATGATTTTGAACTGGCCGGACGCCTAAAAAACGACCAATCTGCCCGCGAATTGCGCTATGACACTACATTCGAGCACCGTTGGCCCGATGAAAGCCTCCTGACCCTCACCGCCGACTTTAGCGACCTCCGCTTAGGACGCCTCTTATGGGCAAATTTCGCAGAGATTCCCTTTGACACCGTTCGGACGTATAGCGGATGGGCGCGATACCGCGTCGGAACCACATGGACGGCAGAGGTTGGGCTTCGGCTTTTCCTACGGCAAGACTTTAACCGGAATACCACCTTGTTTTATAACCGTTGGGACGAAAATGGCAAACCCCTTTTGGGTACGGACGGAAAACCCATCCAAGGGGCGTTATCAGGCACAGGCTGGGAGGTGATACGGCAGTTGGGGCCTACTTCAGCCCTTGTTTACCCACTCGGAAAAGGCTCGTCCATACGCACTGAAGGCTGGCTGCAATTCCAAAACATCCGACAACGACTTCACCAAGCACTTCCAGACGAAGCAGATGCGCGGTACGCCGCTCGTCATGGCACAACACGCCTTTTCCCCCATATTTCTTTTGGTTTTTTGTGGCATTGGTAGCCAGAACGTGACCTTTCTTGAAATCATGGTACAAAATTTGTACTTTATTTACGCCCAGATACCACCACCGAATCCCGATCGTTATTCGATCATCGTTATTGTCCAATGTTTTCTTTTTTCGCATGAAAGTACGTTTTTTATGCCTGATGTTCTGGCTTGCGTGGTGTTTTGCAGTACCCGCTAATGCACAAGCAGACACGTTCCCCTTTTTCCGCCCTCTTCCAGATACCTTGCTAAAAGTTCCCCTCAACTTGGTGGTTCCACAAGACCCGACTGTTGTTAATGAAGGGGAACCGCTTCGACTCTTGTTAGAAGCCTCTGGTGGGCGTGAACCTTATGTGTTCGAAGCTGTAACGTCCCTACCTATAGGCAGTTCTCTTACCGATAACCTATTTAAATGGATACCGGGCTTCGAGATCGCAACCCCACAAAACCGTACCCGCTCGTTCGAGGTCTTCTTTTCGGTAAGGGATGCCAATGGGGTAGAGGTTAACAAAAAAACCGTTTTTACGATTCGGCAAGTAAACCGCGTACCAAAATTAGACCCAACCTCGCTATATGCAACCATACAACCCAATGTGCGCATCACCCACGAAGTTGTAGCAACCGACGAAGACAATGATGTTTTACGGTTCGAGCAATCCGGCCCGTTGCCTTCTGGAGCATCCCTGTCTCCTCGTGGGGTTTTTCAATGGGCAGCAACCCCAACACAATACGACCGCCTACCCACCAGTATTGCTTTTAAACTATCTGATGGGGAGGCCGAAATTACCCAAACCCTCACCTTGTCTAAATACGATGCTGGACTGCCACCGGCCATTACACAACTTTCCGGCAAACGTGAAGTCCGCGAGGCCGAGCAATTTGTCTTGCGGGCACAAGTCTATGATCCCGATGGCTTAGACGACCTTGCGCCAATGGGCGTGGAGGGCAACCCGCCGGAAGGCTACCAACTTATTCAGGAAGGGAATGTCTATATCTTTACCTGGACACCACCTTTCACCTTTATTTCCTCGGATGCACCAATCAAAAAACAAACCGTCAAATTTACTTTGTTTGTGGTAGATCGGAATGGGAAACGTGCAGATTTACCTGTGGAATTAGACGTATTAGACGCGCCAGATCATACCTCCTTATACAATCAATACCGAGATGTATTGGAGAACTCGGCGCGAGAAATAGATCGGATTCAAGATTTGCAACAAGTCCTTAGTCAGCGCGCAAACAAGGCGGAACGATCCAAAAACCGGCGCGCCGTCTTGACCGCCGTCATCAGCGCAGGAACAGCCATCATGGGGGCGGCGACCAAAGGGACACCACAAATTTGGGGTTCTGCTGTTGGTGGGGGGCTTACCGCGCTCTTGGCCAGTTTGGAACGAACCACCATTTTCCCCAATCCAACTCAGTTCACCACCGATAGCGACAAGTTAATTGAATCCTTGATTGACCTACGAGTACGTGCGGCTACCCATGCCGTCCGGTATAATGCCCGCGAAAAACGCACCCGAAACGAGTTCCAGACAGAATATGCGGATTTGGTGCGTGCCGTCCAAACCTGCCGAGACAAGGTGGATGCCATTGCCAAAAAGTACGACCGATTAGGCGGTGGAATTCCAGATGCACTATCCGATACCCATATCCGGCAATTGGTTCCGGGTTTTTCACCAGATTTATAACGTGTCTTTCGGGTGAATTAGGTAATTCGCCCTGACGTGCAGCGTGGTATTTGGCTTTGTTTTTACTTGCTTTACGTCCCCATTCAGACGAGCGACGTTGCCACATGCTCTCCGGCATCATGTTAACCCCATGCTTCAGCGTGGGGTTGTTTGCCACGGTTTCTACCTTCGGCTTTAGCCATAACTAAGCACAGCCCCATCGGGGTGGCATCTTCGTAGAAATTCGTTTCCAACGCACGGCATACACGCTAGATGATCGTTCAGGGCTAAAGCCCAATGCTATTCGGAGCCTACTACTCCGCCCTAAAGGACGGAGTTAATGCCTTGCTCCACTTTATGTCTCTGCCAAGCGATTGCTTTGGCCTTGCGTGCAACCCAGCCCTAAAGGACGGAGTGAATATCGCATTTGGCTTTGTTTTTACTTGCTTTACGTCCCCATTCAGACGAGCGACGTTGCCACATGCTCTCCGGTATCATGTTAACCCCATGCTTCAGCGTGGGGTTGTTTGCCACGGTTTCTACCTTCGGCTTTAGCCATAACTAAGCACAGCCTCATCGGGGTGGCATCTTGATAGAAAACCATGACAATCTAAAAGCCATGACTCCTTTGATAACAATGCTTTGCAAAATACAACTTATGAAAGTTATAGAGACCGATACCTTTAGAATACAAAAGCGCACCCAAACCGAGTGCGCTTTTCCTTTAATCCTTGAGATTGTTCGCTCAGAGTGCCGCTAAATCGTAAAGAGGGAAGCGGTTGCAAAAATCGTGTATTTCTGAGCGGACGGAATGCTGTATGCCCTCATTCGTTGGGTCGGAAAGCACCCGATCTATGAGGTTCACCAAATGCACAAAATCCTCTTCCGAAAGTCCTCGCGTGGTCATAGCTGGAGTACCAATCCGAATACCGGACGTAACAAATGGGCTTTGGGTATCATAGGGAACCATATTTTTGTTCACCGTAATCTCGGCCTTGCCCAAGACTTCTTCTGCTTGTTTTCCAGTAATATTTTTATTGCGTAAGTCAATTAACATCAAGTGGTTATCTGTTCCGCCAGACACCAAGTTATATCCTTTTTCGAGGAAGGCATTGGCCATTGCTTGGGCATTTCGGATCACCTGCTCGCTATACGTTTTGAATGTTGGTTCAAGTGCTTCTTTGAAGGCCACGGCTTTAGCGGCAATGATGTGCATCAACGGCCCACCTTGTGTACCGGGGAACACCGCCGAGTCCATCAACTCCGAAAGCATCTTCAGTCGTCCCGTTTTTGGAGCGGTTTTGCCCAACGTGTTTTCATGGTCTTGCCCGATGAGAATCATCCCACCACGCGGCCCACGCAATGTTTTGTGCGTGGTTGTGGTGACAACATGTGCATGAGGCAGCGGGTTTTTGAGCAGTCCAGCAGCAATTAGCCCCGCAGTATGCGCCATATCCATCCAGAGGAATGCGCCCACTTCATCCGCAATTTCACGGAAGGTGGCATAGTCAAAATCACGGGTATAGGCACTGGCTCCAATCGAGATCATCTTAGGGCGCACCGCAAGAGCTTTTTCGCGCACCTTGTTCATGTCTATGCGTCCGGCCAAAGGCCCCTCTTTTTCTACGCCATAAAAAACGGCATTATAGGTAATCCCCGAAAAGTTTGCGGGGCTTCCGTGTGTAAGGTGTCCGCCATGTGCCAAGTCTAAGCCGAGCAAGGTATCGCCGGGTTGGAGTAGCGAGAGGTACACTGCCGCATTTGCCGAGGCGCCAGAGTGCGGTTGCACGTTCACCCAGTCTGCGCCAAAGAGTTGTTTTGCCCGCTTACGGGCCAAGTCCTCCACCACATCCACATACTGACACCCGCCGTAGTACCGTTTTCCGGGTAATCCCTCGGCGTATTTATTGGTCAAAACCGATCCTGCCGCCTCAAGAACGGCTGGCGAAACAAAATTCTCGGAGGCAATGAGTTCCACCCCATTGTTTTGGCGATCTACT from Rhodothermia bacterium includes these protein-coding regions:
- a CDS encoding NAD(P)H-hydrate dehydratase, with amino-acid sequence MIPILSSAAMQAADVATINEFGITGFTLMESAGRAIASRVIAQFQPKQVNILCGKGNNGGDGLVIARNLVAHGIRTRVIFVGKLEEASAEVRQNLLLLAEIQQKDSEAPLHFWYYPGIELLFGLPKPDLWVDALLGTGLNSEVREPYAEVIKWLNQQQEPIVSVDVPSGLDATTGTSKGIAIRATKTFTIAAYKTGIWLGDGRTYAGKVEVVEMGIPNHILREQVNNEDSAWLPTDQWVYRLLPTRSHLDHKYRIGYLMTLAGSPEMTGAATLCTWAAERVGAGGVICATSAASQAILARKFTTAMTLALPEAQDGGLDAAGLDVVQSRLEKARAMLVGPGLGRTASTKQFVRYWLTQYQDPMVIDADALIALAENPNLITKHAQGKWVLTPHWGEFKTLIGKPDLDEAERFTLVRKYAKEWNCVILLKGFPGLVAAPDGRVSINPTGNPAAASAGTGDVLAGCVAGLLAQGLTPFEAAVCGYFLAGKASDRYIKRNAMAGMIASDLLEELPRVLYELQTPST
- a CDS encoding serine hydroxymethyltransferase encodes the protein MQYLPLHDPEVFAAIGQEVDRQNNGVELIASENFVSPAVLEAAGSVLTNKYAEGLPGKRYYGGCQYVDVVEDLARKRAKQLFGADWVNVQPHSGASANAAVYLSLLQPGDTLLGLDLAHGGHLTHGSPANFSGITYNAVFYGVEKEGPLAGRIDMNKVREKALAVRPKMISIGASAYTRDFDYATFREIADEVGAFLWMDMAHTAGLIAAGLLKNPLPHAHVVTTTTHKTLRGPRGGMILIGQDHENTLGKTAPKTGRLKMLSELMDSAVFPGTQGGPLMHIIAAKAVAFKEALEPTFKTYSEQVIRNAQAMANAFLEKGYNLVSGGTDNHLMLIDLRNKNITGKQAEEVLGKAEITVNKNMVPYDTQSPFVTSGIRIGTPAMTTRGLSEEDFVHLVNLIDRVLSDPTNEGIQHSVRSEIHDFCNRFPLYDLAAL